A window of the Desulforapulum autotrophicum HRM2 genome harbors these coding sequences:
- a CDS encoding glycosyltransferase family protein codes for MKIIVYCQHVLGVGHFFRTLEIVKALNAHDIVLVTGGAALPCPVPAHVRQVNLPGLMMDDHFNGLYSVDPARTVEAVKHERQQILEQLFFDERPDFFLVELYPFGRKAFRFELDPVLSLIRQDKGIQCRVVCSIRDILVEKNDVTAYETRVVNTLNQYFDGVLIHSDPKLIRLDSSFSRMAEVRIPIVYTGFVTPLPDPSAVAGVRKALGITSGQSLVVVSAGGGTVGAPLLKAALLAHRHLVNRDRVKMMVLTGPYMDEEAVDAIHSLAGEGVRVEPFWADFITLLAAADLSISMAGYNTCMNLVAAGVTALVWPFDQNREQRTRAGMLADFADMTMLEQAHLEPKVLAGMIQERLVAGKNKIVQPLDLGGAQAVGKWIEQKERP; via the coding sequence ATGAAGATCATCGTCTATTGCCAGCATGTGCTGGGAGTGGGACATTTTTTCAGGACGCTTGAGATTGTCAAGGCGCTGAATGCCCATGATATTGTCCTTGTCACAGGCGGGGCTGCCCTGCCTTGTCCGGTTCCCGCCCATGTGCGCCAGGTAAATCTACCCGGGTTGATGATGGATGACCATTTTAACGGGCTCTACAGCGTTGATCCGGCAAGAACCGTTGAGGCGGTTAAACACGAGCGCCAACAGATTCTGGAACAGCTCTTTTTTGACGAGCGTCCGGATTTTTTTCTGGTGGAACTCTATCCCTTTGGCAGAAAAGCCTTTCGCTTTGAGCTGGATCCGGTTTTGTCCCTTATCCGGCAGGACAAGGGCATTCAATGCCGGGTGGTTTGCAGCATCAGGGATATTCTTGTGGAAAAAAACGATGTCACAGCCTACGAAACCCGGGTGGTGAATACCCTGAACCAATATTTTGACGGGGTATTGATCCATTCGGACCCAAAGTTGATCCGGCTTGATTCAAGCTTTTCAAGGATGGCTGAGGTTCGAATTCCAATTGTTTATACCGGTTTTGTGACCCCCCTGCCTGATCCTTCAGCAGTGGCCGGGGTTAGAAAGGCCCTGGGGATTACATCGGGTCAGTCGCTTGTGGTTGTGAGTGCCGGCGGCGGAACCGTGGGGGCACCTCTTTTAAAGGCTGCACTCCTTGCCCACAGGCACCTTGTGAACCGTGACAGGGTAAAGATGATGGTTCTGACCGGTCCCTACATGGACGAAGAGGCGGTTGATGCAATCCATTCCCTGGCAGGGGAGGGTGTTCGGGTGGAACCCTTTTGGGCAGATTTCATCACCCTTCTGGCAGCTGCGGATTTGTCCATCAGCATGGCCGGGTACAACACCTGCATGAATCTTGTGGCCGCAGGTGTCACAGCCCTTGTCTGGCCCTTTGACCAGAACCGGGAACAGCGGACCCGGGCAGGGATGCTGGCTGATTTTGCAGACATGACAATGCTTGAACAAGCGCACCTTGAGCCAAAGGTCCTGGCCGGCATGATCCAGGAACGCCTGGTTGCCGGGAAAAATAAAATTGTCCAGCCCCTGGACCTTGGGGGGGCTCAAGCAGTGGGCAAATGGATTGAACAAAAGGAGAGACCATGA
- a CDS encoding histidine phosphatase family protein: MICFNLIRHGKTQWNLEQRIQGRTDVPLSAQGRRQVASWCPALGDLSLDLIVSSPMARARQTAEIIGQGLGLSVVMDENLKEQSFGLWEGKTINQIRQTSPGTVEHQEGLGWDFCPPEGETRHGVLKRALGALGAAAQRYNGLNLLIVTHNGVIKSLAYHALGRGFLPGEERVIKDGHLHRFAWDQTMVLERLNLINLNQEAQ; encoded by the coding sequence ATGATTTGTTTTAACCTGATCCGCCATGGTAAAACCCAGTGGAACCTTGAGCAGCGAATCCAGGGACGGACGGACGTTCCCCTGTCTGCCCAGGGACGCCGCCAGGTGGCCTCATGGTGCCCTGCCCTTGGAGATCTTTCACTGGACCTGATTGTTTCAAGTCCCATGGCCCGGGCAAGACAGACGGCGGAAATTATTGGACAGGGCTTGGGCCTATCGGTGGTTATGGACGAAAACCTCAAGGAACAGTCCTTTGGACTCTGGGAAGGTAAAACCATCAACCAGATAAGGCAGACCTCTCCTGGAACTGTGGAACACCAGGAGGGGCTGGGCTGGGATTTTTGTCCCCCGGAAGGAGAAACAAGGCATGGGGTGCTCAAGCGGGCCCTTGGGGCCCTTGGAGCGGCTGCACAGCGATATAACGGACTGAATCTCCTTATTGTAACCCACAATGGTGTTATCAAGTCCCTTGCCTACCATGCCCTTGGAAGAGGTTTTTTGCCGGGGGAGGAGCGAGTGATCAAGGACGGCCATCTGCATCGGTTCGCATGGGATCAGACAATGGTCCTTGAACGTTTGAACCTAATAAACCTGAACCAGGAGGCGCAATGA
- a CDS encoding glycosyltransferase family 4 protein: MKIAFYAPFKPLGHGTPSGDLAIAQGIVEFLERRGHEISVQSRVRARWIYYRPWLWPGLIRDFLRSMRHLSVSPPDLWLTYHTYYKAPDILGPWVCKCLGIRYVIFQGIYSTKRKKKIKTLPGFFLNREALLRADQVITNKLEDFENLKRIVPHERLAHIPPGIYPEAFGRNRSKGRALRAQWQVSGVPVILTAAMFRDDVKSQGLAWLIRCCSILVAQKVPFLLVIAGSGPMEKKLKAIAEQCIPGHCRFVGKIPRQEMAGFYSAGDLFAFPGIRESLGMVFLEAQSCSLPVVAFDNGGIPEVVDNGTTGLLVPMFHQAAFARALTRLIQDPDLGPGMGRAGAAYIRQRHDLGRNYLLLETLLKRVAFNDLF; this comes from the coding sequence ATGAAAATTGCCTTTTATGCCCCGTTTAAACCCCTTGGCCATGGAACCCCGTCGGGAGATCTTGCCATTGCCCAGGGAATCGTTGAATTCCTTGAACGTAGGGGCCATGAAATAAGTGTCCAGAGCCGGGTAAGGGCCCGGTGGATCTATTATCGGCCCTGGCTCTGGCCCGGGTTGATCCGGGATTTTTTAAGGTCAATGAGACACCTTAGCGTTTCTCCACCCGACCTGTGGCTGACCTATCATACCTACTACAAGGCCCCGGATATCCTGGGGCCCTGGGTGTGCAAATGCCTTGGCATCAGGTATGTTATTTTCCAGGGAATCTATTCGACAAAGCGGAAAAAGAAAATCAAGACCCTGCCTGGCTTTTTTTTGAACCGGGAAGCCCTTTTGCGGGCCGACCAGGTGATTACCAACAAGCTCGAGGATTTTGAGAATCTGAAACGGATTGTCCCGCACGAACGGCTCGCCCACATTCCTCCGGGGATTTATCCTGAAGCCTTTGGGCGAAACCGGTCAAAGGGCAGGGCTCTCAGGGCTCAATGGCAGGTGTCCGGGGTGCCGGTTATCCTCACGGCAGCCATGTTCCGCGATGATGTCAAGAGCCAGGGGCTGGCCTGGCTGATTCGTTGCTGTTCAATACTTGTGGCACAAAAGGTGCCCTTTCTCCTGGTTATAGCGGGCAGCGGCCCCATGGAAAAAAAGCTCAAGGCCATTGCGGAGCAATGCATCCCGGGGCATTGTCGGTTTGTGGGGAAAATTCCAAGGCAGGAGATGGCCGGGTTCTACAGTGCGGGAGACCTTTTTGCCTTTCCCGGGATCCGGGAGTCCCTGGGCATGGTTTTTCTCGAGGCCCAATCGTGCTCTCTGCCCGTGGTTGCCTTTGACAATGGTGGCATTCCCGAGGTGGTGGACAATGGCACCACGGGTCTGCTGGTCCCCATGTTCCACCAGGCAGCCTTTGCCCGGGCTTTGACCCGGCTGATCCAGGATCCTGACCTAGGACCCGGCATGGGCAGGGCCGGGGCCGCCTACATCCGGCAACGCCATGACCTTGGCCGTAACTATCTTTTGCTTGAAACCCTGTTAAAGCGGGTGGCGTTTAATGATTTGTTTTAA